The Pseudovibrio sp. M1P-2-3 region CAGCCAAGCGTCAGGAGCTTAAAAGGCACGGCGTTGAGTTGAGCCAGGTGCGCGAGCAGATCAAAACAGCCTGGGCTGTATCGGATAGCCGCAAGGCTTTTGAAAAGGCTCTGGAAGAGCATGGCCTGAGCGTCAGCGCGGGCGACAAAAAGGGCGTCTGGATTGTCTCCAAAGACGCGGTCGACGTCGGCGCTCTGGACCGGCTGACCGGACAAAAGAGAGCGGCCGTCAAGGCCAAAATGGAGGTTAAGAATGAGCAATCAGCAAGCGGCACGGCCGTCCATCGGCGAGCTGATCAAACACGACACGGAGCAGATCCGCACGCTGCTGCAAGAGCCCGCAGCGAAAGAGGGGAATCCGTTCGACGCGCTGAAGGACGCGATTCAGGATCTGATCACGGCCGAGCTGGAGACGCAGACGCAGCTCGATCTTCAAAACCAGCGGCTGCAGCGCAACAACCAGTTACTCGAGACACTGCTGGTCAGCGCGGGGATCGCGGTGCCAGACTAGACGTCACAACGCTGCTGGAAGCTCGCCGAAGCAGTTTGACACGGGTTGAGGCCCCGGCCCCGCCCGTGCTGCGAGCAGCACAGAAATCGCCGCTTTCCGTGCGTCTGTTGCTGCTGGCGCGCAAACTGAAGGCCGGTCTGGCCAAAGCCATGCCATCACGGCTGGAAATGATGCGGATCCAGAAGCACCAGCGGGTGGTGACAGAGCCAAAGCCGAGGAGAAGCGCGCAAGCGCTGATGGATCATCTGGCGAAAAAAAGTTCTGAGCGCACGACCAAGATCAAAGAAATATATAAAAAGAATCCGTCTCCGGATCTACCTGCCCAACCCCCGAGAGGTCCACGCAGGCGTTGACCACAGGACGCCGCTCTCTACAGCACTTGCTTGCGAGCGCGTTCGCGTCGGTCTATGGACAACGTAAATCTTGCGGTGATTATCTGAGATACAAGAAGCCTCACCCTTTAGGTGGGGAGTAGTCACTCCTGATATTCTAGTACTGCACGTCGGAAAGCTTTAGGCTCTCTATCCATGACGTGGAGTAGGGTTGCGGCAGGGCCACTCATGCACCGTTTACCCTGTTCCCATTTACGATAACCAGAAAGGCTCATACCCATGAGCGGAGCCATTTGCTTCTGTGTTAGCTGGGCTTTTTTGCGGACTTGTTTAGCTTCCAAAGGGGCATGCACGATTGCTTGTCCCTCTCCTTTAGCATGGGCAAGCGCTTCGTTAAGAGATTGCAATAGTTCCTCACCAAACGAACTCATTTCATCACCTTTCTCGCTTTCTTGAGAGCGGTTACGAGTGTCTTTGCCGCTTTCTTTTCATCGCTAGTCAAATCAGTTTTTGCATTCTTCGGGTAAGCTAGTAGCGCGTAAATTGGAAATGTGTCATCCATGTAGTAGTAGATGATACGGGCACCACCACGCTTACCACGGCCTTGCAGAGGAACTCGAATCTTCCGAACACCACCGGTGCCTTGGATTTCATCTCCAGCAGTTGGGTTCTCGGCTAGGTAGTCAATCGCCATATTTCTCTCTTCTTCTGAAAAGAGTTTATCCGCTTGTTTAGTGAAAGTCGGGGTCTCTGCGACCGTATGCAATTTCATTATTTATATACCCCATTGGGTTAGTTTTCAATGTATCTTTTTAAAAAATAGCCTTGTATTACTCAACTGCGCGGGGAAAAGATCTTGATAAGGCGCTCAAAGCTGCTCGCTCGGGAGGAGGGTGCTTCTGGGCGTTTGTCTTCCAAAAGAGCGGTGGCTTGCTGGCGCCAGTGATCGCGGTCGGTACGGGCATCGTCCAAGGCAGTTTCGCTCATGAGGCGCTGCTCTTGCAGCTGCTGGTCTTTTTCTGCAAGCCGTTCACGCAAGACATCAAGTTCACGCTGCATCACCTTGTTTTCAATCAGCAAATTGACGGTATTTTCAGGGGTTGCAAAAGGTCCAATCGTGGGTTGCGCAACCGGTTCGGACTGTTTCGCAGGAAAAGCCCGAAAAAGTTCGGCCGGATCTATTTTATAAGATCCATTTTGCAATTTTTCCGCAGAAACCTTGCCCTCTTTAATCGCTCGACTGAGCGTTGATTTGGCAATTCCGGCTTCTTTTGCCGCCTGTCCAAGTGATAGCACCGCTTCCCCCTGCAACCCGTTCGCAACCTTTTTTGCAACCCTTTGTATTATGTAACAGCTTCCCCGTTCACTGTCGCTTTTGAAAGGTCTTCCATCAGATGATTAATCCGCCGCACGGCTTCGATCCAGGCGTCGTGTCTCCAGATGGGGACTATTTCGGAATTTGACCTTGTGCCGACTGGATTGCGGATGATCTTTGCCTGCTTCCAAGACTTGGTCGAGAGCTCCAGAAACCCATCTTTTATGTGAAAGGATGGCAAAGGTTTGGGTTCCCCCTTCCTCTTGCCATGTGGCTCAACGGGCTTTAACTCTTCCCAAACAGCTTGAACTGTGGTGTTCAGTTCATGCACGAACCGCTCAGGCATGGTTTT contains the following coding sequences:
- a CDS encoding helix-turn-helix domain-containing protein is translated as MSSFGEELLQSLNEALAHAKGEGQAIVHAPLEAKQVRKKAQLTQKQMAPLMGMSLSGYRKWEQGKRCMSGPAATLLHVMDREPKAFRRAVLEYQE
- a CDS encoding type II toxin-antitoxin system RelE/ParE family toxin, with the translated sequence MAIDYLAENPTAGDEIQGTGGVRKIRVPLQGRGKRGGARIIYYYMDDTFPIYALLAYPKNAKTDLTSDEKKAAKTLVTALKKARKVMK
- a CDS encoding MerR family transcriptional regulator, translated to MLSLGQAAKEAGIAKSTLSRAIKEGKVSAEKLQNGSYKIDPAELFRAFPAKQSEPVAQPTIGPFATPENTVNLLIENKVMQRELDVLRERLAEKDQQLQEQRLMSETALDDARTDRDHWRQQATALLEDKRPEAPSSRASSFERLIKIFSPRS